The Thermoproteota archaeon genome contains a region encoding:
- a CDS encoding right-handed parallel beta-helix repeat-containing protein, which yields MRDLLLIALFLMVSLVPLALAAPSPDTYYVAPWGDDNNPGTRDSPWKSLGLATRRMKPGDTLIILEGKYVLSEYDTDIIMPPSGREDAWTIIRGEGSRRPVLAGKDNLLTAIDISRRSYIRIENLEITSDDGAQFRDGIEALGGPVSHVVLKDLYIHHIDEMGIDMADVEDLKVINCSITYCGFGSIGGPKGEHGGWRNVLIQDCYLAYAGHYYQGGPGSSPYDRPDGFGIEPSLGPIEIARTIVEHNRGDGLDSKADNTYIHECVVANNFADGVKLWGPGSRLENTLIYGRGDGSTQVTPWSPIVVASQRPGKFEIIGVTMDDEIGGNYIMHVQYDYDVPIELTVKNTIFSGRGPSSPIFVRKGVKFKFDGCLFYFPRSGFVLTVGEEQYGPEDVPKLGNNFYGDPMFVRTGFGGNGDYHLRKGSPAINNGVRASLKTDLDGCPRPQGGGFDIGAYEFGSCSRRLNEGHPQEEAATLSNTKTSPPELTETRVSGGTVTVVKEVERDERLIEYLLSLIAVLLVIMVVALALGTFKRVDRESSQSMR from the coding sequence TTGAGGGATTTACTGCTAATCGCTCTGTTCCTGATGGTATCCCTCGTCCCACTAGCACTGGCGGCACCTTCACCTGACACCTACTATGTGGCCCCTTGGGGAGATGATAACAATCCGGGGACGAGAGACAGTCCCTGGAAGAGTCTTGGACTAGCTACTAGGAGGATGAAGCCAGGAGACACGCTTATAATATTAGAGGGGAAGTACGTCCTGAGCGAGTACGATACCGATATAATCATGCCACCATCGGGAAGAGAGGACGCTTGGACCATTATTCGGGGTGAGGGAAGCAGGAGACCCGTGCTGGCCGGTAAGGACAATCTGTTGACCGCTATAGATATATCGAGAAGGAGCTACATCAGGATAGAGAACTTGGAGATCACCAGCGATGATGGTGCCCAGTTCAGGGATGGAATCGAGGCCCTCGGAGGGCCAGTGAGCCATGTCGTGCTGAAGGACCTGTACATCCATCACATTGATGAGATGGGCATAGACATGGCGGATGTGGAGGACCTGAAAGTAATCAACTGCTCGATCACCTACTGCGGCTTTGGATCCATAGGGGGACCAAAAGGAGAGCATGGTGGATGGAGGAACGTCCTCATCCAAGATTGTTACCTTGCCTACGCGGGTCACTACTATCAGGGGGGACCGGGGTCCTCTCCATACGATAGGCCCGACGGCTTCGGCATTGAGCCCTCCCTCGGCCCCATTGAGATAGCCAGAACCATTGTGGAGCATAACAGGGGAGATGGTCTCGACTCCAAGGCGGATAACACCTACATACACGAGTGCGTAGTGGCTAACAACTTCGCCGACGGGGTGAAGCTCTGGGGACCGGGTAGCAGGCTGGAGAACACCCTGATCTATGGGAGGGGGGATGGGAGCACCCAAGTGACTCCTTGGTCGCCCATCGTCGTGGCTTCTCAAAGGCCGGGGAAGTTTGAGATCATCGGGGTGACGATGGACGACGAGATCGGCGGGAACTACATAATGCATGTCCAGTACGATTACGACGTGCCCATAGAGCTTACCGTGAAGAACACCATATTCAGCGGGAGAGGACCCAGCTCGCCAATATTCGTGAGGAAGGGGGTTAAATTCAAGTTCGATGGGTGCCTCTTCTACTTCCCTAGGAGTGGATTCGTCCTGACGGTTGGGGAGGAGCAGTACGGCCCCGAGGATGTGCCCAAGCTGGGTAATAACTTTTACGGAGATCCCATGTTCGTGAGGACTGGATTCGGCGGGAATGGAGACTACCATCTGAGGAAAGGCAGTCCAGCCATAAATAATGGAGTTCGTGCGTCCTTGAAGACGGATTTGGATGGGTGTCCTAGACCCCAGGGAGGTGGGTTCGACATAGGCGCGTATGAGTTCGGATCTTGCTCTAGAAGGTTGAACGAGGGACATCCTCAGGAGGAAGCCGCCACTCTCTCCAACACTAAAACATCACCACCAGAATTGACCGAGACTAGAGTATCTGGAGGGACGGTAACGGTCGTCAAGGAGGTCGAGAGGGATGAGAGGTTGATCGAGTACTTGCTGAGTCTCATAGCTGTCCTCCTGGTAATCATGGTGGTTGCCTTAGCCTTGGGAACCTTTAAGCGAGTGGATCGGGAGTCGTCTCAGAGTATGCGTTGA